A window from Micromonospora profundi encodes these proteins:
- a CDS encoding FGGY family carbohydrate kinase yields MNILALDLGTSSVRGLVLSGDAQPMPGVLARRKVNLASGDDGTGTLSGPDYRTLLVECLDELAESGQLRDIGLVAISAQWHSVLPLGRDGAPLGPVVTWLDTRPTAAKGAAGPVDPDDFHQRTGCWWHRSYWSMRLPWLRAQSGTSIARFVGLPEYVLGELLEAAPMSISQASGTGLLDLGSLRWDEEALVLAGARPGELPPLWELNWHGRLRSDWARRWPQLAEARWAPPVGDGGASNVGSGCVDPSRAAITVGTSAAVRLMQRIPAGEPMPRLPERLWRYRVDHEHVVTGAAYSSGGNLFAWAQRELRLPAGDELDAALALVPPGGGQPADPRFGGDRAPGVAPAGTGELRGLSFGTTAVDILAGLMQGLCGLVADDLAVLESTIDSPVDVVLGGGAVAASVWWRQAFASTLAPRPVSHQRNPEVGATGAALVAMGRCCDATELADIGRTDELVPPTTTGRPHPQYPS; encoded by the coding sequence ATGAACATTCTCGCGCTCGACCTGGGCACATCCTCGGTACGCGGGCTGGTGCTGAGCGGTGACGCCCAGCCAATGCCCGGCGTGCTGGCCCGACGGAAGGTCAACCTCGCCAGCGGCGACGACGGCACCGGCACGCTGTCCGGGCCCGACTACCGCACGCTGCTCGTCGAGTGCCTGGACGAGTTGGCCGAGTCGGGACAGCTGCGGGACATCGGCCTGGTGGCGATCTCCGCGCAGTGGCACTCGGTGCTCCCGCTGGGCCGCGACGGCGCTCCGCTCGGTCCGGTGGTGACCTGGCTGGACACCCGGCCCACGGCGGCCAAGGGCGCTGCGGGCCCGGTCGACCCGGACGACTTCCACCAGCGCACCGGCTGCTGGTGGCACCGTTCCTACTGGTCGATGCGCCTGCCCTGGCTGCGTGCGCAGTCCGGTACCTCGATCGCCCGGTTCGTCGGCCTGCCCGAGTACGTCCTGGGTGAGCTGCTGGAGGCGGCGCCCATGTCGATCTCCCAGGCGTCCGGCACCGGCCTGCTGGACCTGGGCAGCCTGCGCTGGGACGAGGAGGCGCTGGTGCTGGCCGGGGCACGTCCCGGTGAGCTGCCGCCGCTGTGGGAGTTGAACTGGCACGGTCGGCTCCGGTCCGACTGGGCGCGACGCTGGCCCCAGTTGGCCGAGGCGCGCTGGGCGCCGCCGGTCGGCGACGGTGGGGCGTCCAACGTGGGGTCGGGCTGCGTCGACCCGAGCCGGGCCGCGATCACTGTCGGCACCTCCGCCGCCGTACGCCTGATGCAGCGGATCCCGGCCGGCGAGCCGATGCCCCGGCTGCCCGAACGGCTCTGGCGTTACCGGGTCGACCACGAGCATGTGGTGACCGGGGCGGCGTACTCCAGTGGCGGCAACCTGTTCGCCTGGGCTCAGCGGGAGTTGCGGTTGCCTGCCGGCGACGAGCTGGACGCGGCGTTGGCGCTGGTGCCGCCCGGCGGTGGCCAGCCGGCGGATCCCCGATTCGGCGGTGACCGGGCGCCCGGGGTCGCGCCGGCGGGCACTGGCGAGTTGCGTGGGCTGAGCTTCGGCACGACGGCCGTGGACATCCTGGCCGGCCTCATGCAGGGTCTCTGTGGGCTCGTCGCCGACGACCTCGCGGTGTTGGAGTCCACCATCGACAGTCCTGTCGATGTGGTGCTGGGCGGTGGCGCGGTGGCCGCCTCGGTGTGGTGGCGTCAGGCGTTCGCCTCCACGCTCGCGCCGCGACCGGTGTCGCACCAACGCAACCCGGAGGTCGGTGCCACAGGTGCCGCGCTGGTGGCGATGGGCCGCTGTTGCGACGCGACCGAGCTCGCCGACATCGGCCGGACGGATGAGCTGGTTCCACCGACGACGACAGGTCGGCCGCACCCGCAGTATCCTTCCTGA
- a CDS encoding nitrate- and nitrite sensing domain-containing protein, whose protein sequence is MSNHRRRRFDVRVVPHRRRSPFRLRDWRMSTKLATVLVVPSVAFLVLASVQTSALVGRTTELNDFARQVGIGRQITAVVHHLQQERDRSAGELGELRRGGDRQAAASDLRPLQSATDRAIDDLRRAAKPLANADASWRVAYSDALEAYDKVVDIRAAVPPAVLSNDTILSNYHRAIDALLDLLDEPTPGQERPALSDAVLRYVQLARVKELSSRIRAQLYAASRAGRYGTDDRVLLSDLRAQQLTALGAFRVAATIDQIRRYDAASVNPMFQVATQLEERSLPTGDATPEVLPSEQWWSASQQRQELLRQLEAGVLDDAVRQADDVSSSQLRDTLLVVGGIVTVLLAALLISLLVGRSVARSMRLLRSQALRIAQIELPDALDRLRTVNSGVTDIDVAPPVVRSLDEIGELAEAFVAVHRSAVSVAVEQARMRRNVNSMFVNLARRSQVLVERQLELLDDLEREESDPDQLENLFKLDHLAARMRRNDESLLVLAGSESTRRRNRPVGLGSVLLAAAAEIEQYQRVRLEPAGDVNVVGHAVGELVHMLAELLENATAFSRPDTAVVVTARVEASAVQIDIADNGLGMTQAALAEANAVLASPPAANVAAVERMGLFVVSHLAARLGVLVRLDGGQSGGLVARLVLPASLLAPAGTVELDPPMPARMLAAGAARGIGAQRMARASRVAAPAAAPMELPFAGRPPAAAPQQARPVPVRAEDVLAAPAAASDGSGWWSREGPAGPAVTGPAVPPATPVTAGTNERGLPVRVPMAQLSAVTRPAQPGSTPTRVDLDPAAVGGMLSRLYSGVRRAEAEDTTEIPVSSSWGHDEGGRRQ, encoded by the coding sequence GTGTCGAACCATCGTCGGCGTCGCTTCGACGTCCGGGTCGTTCCGCACCGGCGCCGCTCGCCGTTCCGGCTGCGCGACTGGCGGATGAGCACCAAGCTGGCCACCGTCCTGGTGGTGCCGTCGGTGGCATTCCTGGTGCTGGCCAGCGTGCAGACCAGCGCTCTCGTCGGGCGGACGACCGAGCTTAACGACTTCGCCCGGCAGGTCGGCATCGGCAGGCAGATCACCGCCGTGGTGCACCACCTCCAGCAGGAGCGCGACCGGTCGGCAGGTGAGCTCGGCGAACTGCGCCGGGGTGGTGACCGGCAGGCCGCGGCCAGCGACCTGAGGCCGTTGCAGTCGGCCACCGACCGGGCCATCGACGACCTGCGTCGGGCCGCGAAACCGCTCGCCAACGCCGACGCATCCTGGCGGGTCGCCTACTCCGATGCGTTGGAGGCGTACGACAAGGTGGTCGACATCCGGGCGGCTGTCCCGCCGGCGGTGCTGAGCAACGACACCATCCTGAGCAACTACCACCGGGCCATCGACGCGCTGCTCGATCTGCTCGACGAGCCGACGCCGGGTCAGGAACGACCGGCGTTGAGCGACGCGGTGCTGCGCTACGTCCAGCTGGCCCGGGTCAAGGAGCTGTCCTCCCGGATCCGCGCCCAGCTCTACGCCGCCTCCCGCGCCGGCCGGTACGGCACCGACGACCGGGTCCTGCTCTCCGACCTGCGCGCTCAGCAGCTCACCGCGCTGGGGGCGTTCCGGGTGGCCGCCACCATCGACCAGATCCGCCGGTACGACGCGGCTTCGGTGAACCCGATGTTCCAGGTCGCCACCCAGTTGGAGGAACGCAGCCTGCCCACTGGTGACGCGACGCCGGAGGTGCTGCCCTCGGAGCAGTGGTGGTCGGCGAGCCAGCAGCGTCAGGAGTTGCTGCGTCAGCTCGAAGCGGGGGTGCTCGACGACGCTGTGCGGCAGGCCGACGACGTCAGCTCCAGCCAGCTGCGGGACACCCTGCTTGTCGTCGGTGGGATCGTCACGGTGCTGCTGGCAGCCCTGCTCATCTCGCTGCTCGTCGGCCGGTCGGTTGCCCGGTCGATGCGCCTGTTGCGCAGTCAGGCGCTGCGGATCGCGCAGATCGAGCTGCCGGACGCGCTGGACCGGCTACGTACGGTGAACAGCGGGGTGACCGACATCGACGTCGCGCCGCCGGTGGTGCGCTCGCTCGACGAGATCGGCGAGCTGGCCGAGGCGTTCGTCGCGGTGCACCGCAGCGCGGTCAGCGTCGCCGTCGAGCAGGCGCGGATGCGCCGCAACGTCAACAGCATGTTCGTCAACCTGGCCCGACGCAGCCAGGTGCTTGTGGAGCGCCAACTGGAGCTGCTTGACGATCTGGAGCGCGAGGAGAGCGACCCGGACCAGTTGGAGAACCTGTTCAAGCTCGACCACCTGGCCGCCCGGATGCGCCGCAACGACGAGAGCCTGTTGGTGCTGGCGGGCTCGGAATCCACCCGCCGGCGGAACCGCCCGGTCGGTCTCGGCAGCGTGCTGCTTGCCGCGGCCGCCGAGATCGAGCAGTACCAGCGGGTCCGCCTGGAACCGGCGGGCGACGTCAACGTGGTCGGGCACGCGGTGGGCGAGTTGGTGCACATGCTGGCCGAGTTGCTGGAGAACGCTACGGCGTTCTCCCGCCCGGACACGGCGGTCGTGGTGACCGCCCGGGTCGAGGCGTCGGCCGTGCAGATCGACATCGCCGACAACGGCCTCGGCATGACCCAGGCCGCGCTCGCCGAGGCGAACGCGGTGCTGGCGAGCCCGCCGGCTGCGAACGTCGCGGCGGTCGAGCGGATGGGCCTGTTCGTGGTCAGCCACCTGGCCGCCCGGCTGGGCGTACTCGTGCGGCTCGACGGTGGGCAGAGCGGCGGCCTGGTCGCCCGGCTGGTGCTGCCCGCCTCTCTGCTGGCTCCGGCGGGCACTGTGGAGCTGGATCCGCCGATGCCGGCCCGGATGCTGGCGGCTGGCGCGGCGCGCGGCATTGGAGCGCAGCGGATGGCCAGGGCTTCCCGAGTGGCCGCGCCGGCCGCCGCGCCGATGGAGTTGCCGTTCGCCGGTCGTCCGCCGGCGGCTGCGCCGCAGCAGGCTCGCCCGGTGCCGGTGCGCGCCGAGGATGTGCTGGCCGCGCCGGCCGCTGCGTCCGACGGCAGCGGCTGGTGGTCCCGTGAGGGACCGGCCGGCCCGGCGGTCACCGGTCCGGCCGTGCCGCCCGCGACGCCGGTGACCGCGGGAACGAACGAGCGGGGCCTGCCGGTACGGGTGCCGATGGCGCAGCTTTCCGCGGTCACCCGCCCGGCGCAGCCGGGCTCGACGCCGACACGTGTCGATCTGGACCCGGCGGCGGTGGGGGGCATGCTTTCCCGGCTCTACAGCGGGGTACGGCGTGCGGAGGCCGAGGACACCACCGAGATACCCGTGTCATCCTCGTGGGGGCACGACGAAGGGGGACGACGACAGTGA
- a CDS encoding roadblock/LC7 domain-containing protein, whose product MTTLSQEARDLSWLVSAFAERVPGVAHAVVVSSDGLLVAISDHLPRDHADKLAAVTSGLMSITAGAAQMFDGDIVKQTVVEMGRGYFLVMQVRDGSILATLAAGDADIGVVGYEMARLAKQAGEMLTPALRAELQQALPR is encoded by the coding sequence GTGACGACGTTGAGCCAGGAGGCACGGGATCTGAGCTGGCTGGTGAGCGCGTTCGCGGAGCGGGTGCCCGGTGTGGCGCACGCGGTGGTGGTCTCCTCGGACGGGCTGCTGGTCGCGATCTCCGATCACCTGCCGCGGGACCACGCCGACAAGCTCGCCGCGGTGACCTCGGGGTTGATGAGCATCACGGCCGGCGCGGCGCAGATGTTCGACGGTGACATCGTCAAGCAGACGGTGGTCGAGATGGGCCGGGGCTACTTCCTGGTGATGCAGGTGCGTGACGGCTCGATCCTGGCCACGCTGGCCGCTGGTGACGCGGACATCGGCGTGGTGGGTTACGAGATGGCGCGGCTCGCGAAGCAGGCGGGGGAGATGCTCACCCCTGCGCTGCGGGCGGAGTTGCAGCAGGCGTTGCCTCGCTGA
- a CDS encoding GH1 family beta-glucosidase, producing MSIPTGPTGPLRFPSDFGWGAATSAYQIEGATKEDGRGESVWDTFSRVPGRTRNGDTGDVAADHYHRYAEDLDLMRDLGLRSYRFSISWPRIQPDGTGAPNQRGLDFYRRLIDGLHERGIEPMATLFHWDLPQALQDADGWESRDTAHRFADYADSVFSALGDRVSVWLTINEPKTVVQNGYLIGHHAPGRQDPDAAYLVAHHLQLAHGLAVRALRAANSTSRIGPALNLHPCYPADDSPEATAAAQLYDGYENRLYLDSLLKGSYPQDVLADLGSRSRMVRGIRDGDLAVISSPVDLLAVQYYTPIYVTADGRSEQRWPTSEAEWQQIYPDGMYDILTRVTRDYGPIPLTVTENGLPTPDTLGTDGTVDDAGRITFLRDHLAAAHRAIAAGVPLESFHVWSLLDNFEWAEGYDQRWGLVYVDYATQRRVLKRSAHWYRSVIAEGGF from the coding sequence ATGTCGATACCCACCGGGCCCACCGGCCCGCTGCGCTTCCCCAGCGACTTCGGCTGGGGTGCCGCCACCTCCGCGTACCAGATCGAGGGCGCCACCAAAGAGGACGGCCGCGGCGAATCGGTCTGGGACACGTTCAGCCGCGTCCCCGGGCGCACCCGAAACGGCGACACCGGCGATGTGGCCGCCGACCACTACCACCGGTACGCCGAAGACCTCGACCTGATGCGCGACCTCGGGCTGCGCAGCTACCGCTTCTCCATCTCCTGGCCGCGCATCCAGCCCGACGGCACCGGCGCGCCCAACCAGCGCGGACTGGACTTCTACCGCCGGCTGATCGACGGCCTGCACGAGCGTGGCATCGAGCCGATGGCGACCCTCTTCCACTGGGACCTGCCGCAGGCGTTGCAGGACGCCGACGGCTGGGAGTCCCGCGACACCGCCCACCGCTTCGCCGACTACGCCGACTCCGTCTTCTCCGCCCTCGGCGACCGGGTGTCCGTCTGGCTCACCATCAACGAACCCAAGACCGTCGTGCAGAACGGCTACCTCATCGGCCACCACGCACCCGGCCGGCAGGACCCGGACGCCGCCTACCTCGTCGCCCACCACCTGCAACTCGCCCACGGTCTCGCGGTCCGCGCGCTACGCGCCGCCAACAGCACCAGCCGGATCGGCCCCGCGCTCAACCTGCACCCCTGCTACCCCGCCGACGACTCGCCCGAGGCGACCGCCGCCGCCCAGCTCTACGACGGCTACGAGAACCGCCTCTACCTCGACTCCCTGCTCAAGGGCAGCTACCCGCAGGACGTGCTCGCCGACCTGGGCTCGCGCAGCCGGATGGTCCGCGGCATCCGCGACGGCGACCTGGCGGTGATCTCCTCGCCGGTCGACCTGCTCGCCGTGCAGTACTACACGCCGATCTACGTCACCGCCGACGGCCGCAGCGAGCAGCGCTGGCCGACCTCCGAGGCCGAATGGCAGCAGATCTACCCCGACGGGATGTACGACATCCTGACCCGGGTCACCCGCGACTACGGTCCGATCCCGCTCACGGTCACCGAGAACGGCCTGCCCACCCCCGACACCCTGGGTACCGACGGCACCGTCGACGACGCCGGCCGGATCACCTTCCTGCGCGACCACCTCGCCGCCGCGCACCGCGCCATCGCCGCCGGAGTGCCGCTGGAGAGCTTCCACGTCTGGTCACTGCTCGACAACTTCGAGTGGGCCGAGGGCTACGACCAGCGCTGGGGTCTGGTCTATGTGGACTACGCGACCCAGCGACGCGTGCTCAAGCGCAGCGCCCACTGGTACCGCTCCGTGATCGCCGAGGGCGGTTTCTGA
- a CDS encoding glycoside hydrolase family 48 protein yields the protein MRQLARRRRVAILAAAALAVGGVTLPAGAAQAAPACDVVYATNDWNTGFTANVTIKNLGDPVSNWTLKWTFPNSGQRVTQGWSARFSQSGSEVTATNESYNGNLGTGASTTIGFNGSHTGSNPKPTSFTLNGTPCNGTPANQPPTVSLDLPAGPFTAPADVPLTATASDPDGTISKVEFYRNGLLINTDTTAPYAYTQEDLPAGSYTVQAKAYDNANGIGVAEKAFTVGAATGPTLVATPSAVSVNEGGSSTFNLKLSAAPTANVPVTLTRTGDTDITVTPATVTLTPANWNTGVTITVAAAEDTDTVGGSATITAAAATGIASLAVAATEIDNDTPGGDNAYIKKFLEQYGKIKNSGYFSPEGVPYHSVETLIVEAPDHGHETTSEAFSFWLWLEAYYGQVTQNWAPFNNAWTVMEKYIIPSHADQPTAGSAGTPQYAAEYNLPSQYPSALNPNVAVGQDPLRSELQSTYGTGDIYGMHWLLDVDNTYGFGHCGDGTTKPAYINTFQRGTQESVWETIPQPSCDTFKHGGQYGYLDLFVKDSGAPAKQWKYTNAPDADARAVQAAYWALTWSKAQGKQADVAATVAKAAKMGDYLRYAMFDKYFKKIGNCVGASTCPAGSGKDSAHYLLSWYYAWGGAYDASQNWSWRIGSSHNHFGYQNPFAAWALTNTPELKPQSSTAVADWTKSFERQLEFYTWLQSAEGGIAGGATNSWDGSYAQPPAGTSTFYGMFYDVDPVYNDPPSNQWFGMQAWSMQRIAELYLQTGNAKAKALLDKWVPWAIANTTVGTNWSIPSDMKWTGQPTTWNPSNPQPNTNLHVEVTVKGQDVGVAAAYARTLIAYAAKSGNVAAKDTAKGLLDALSAAADAKGVSTTEKRGDYRRFDDTYDASSGQGLYVPPGWTGKMPNGDAIAAGKSFIDIRSFYKNDPDWPKVQAYLDGGPEPSFNYHRFWAQADVAMAYADYGTLFPNG from the coding sequence ATGAGACAACTGGCACGACGCCGCCGAGTGGCGATCCTCGCCGCCGCCGCGCTCGCCGTCGGCGGGGTGACCCTGCCGGCCGGCGCTGCGCAGGCCGCACCGGCCTGCGACGTGGTCTACGCGACCAACGACTGGAACACCGGCTTCACCGCCAACGTCACCATCAAGAACCTGGGCGACCCGGTCAGCAACTGGACGCTCAAGTGGACCTTCCCGAACAGTGGCCAGCGGGTCACCCAGGGGTGGTCGGCGAGGTTCAGCCAGTCCGGCAGCGAGGTCACCGCGACGAACGAGTCGTACAACGGCAATCTCGGCACCGGGGCCTCCACCACCATCGGATTCAACGGCTCCCACACGGGCAGCAACCCGAAGCCGACCTCGTTCACCCTCAACGGCACCCCGTGCAACGGCACCCCGGCCAACCAGCCGCCGACGGTCTCCCTCGACCTGCCGGCCGGGCCGTTCACCGCGCCGGCCGACGTGCCGCTGACCGCCACCGCGAGCGACCCGGACGGCACGATCAGCAAGGTCGAGTTCTACCGCAACGGCCTGCTGATCAACACCGACACCACCGCGCCGTACGCGTACACGCAGGAGGACCTGCCGGCCGGCAGCTACACCGTCCAGGCCAAGGCGTACGACAACGCCAACGGCATCGGTGTCGCCGAGAAGGCGTTCACCGTCGGCGCCGCCACCGGCCCGACGCTTGTCGCCACCCCGTCCGCGGTGAGCGTCAACGAGGGCGGCAGCAGCACCTTCAACCTCAAGCTCAGCGCCGCGCCGACGGCGAACGTGCCGGTCACTCTCACCCGCACGGGCGACACCGACATCACTGTCACGCCGGCCACCGTCACGCTGACGCCGGCCAACTGGAACACCGGGGTCACCATCACGGTCGCCGCGGCGGAGGACACCGACACCGTCGGCGGTAGCGCCACCATCACCGCCGCCGCCGCCACCGGCATCGCCTCGCTGGCGGTCGCCGCCACCGAGATCGACAACGACACACCGGGCGGCGACAACGCCTACATCAAGAAGTTCCTCGAGCAGTACGGCAAGATCAAGAACTCGGGCTACTTCAGCCCCGAGGGCGTGCCGTACCACTCGGTGGAGACGCTGATCGTCGAGGCGCCCGACCACGGGCACGAGACCACCTCGGAGGCGTTCAGCTTCTGGCTCTGGCTTGAGGCCTACTACGGCCAGGTCACCCAGAACTGGGCACCGTTCAACAACGCCTGGACGGTGATGGAGAAGTACATCATCCCCTCGCACGCCGACCAGCCGACCGCGGGCTCCGCGGGCACCCCGCAGTACGCCGCGGAATACAACCTGCCCAGCCAGTACCCCTCGGCGTTGAACCCGAACGTCGCCGTCGGACAGGACCCGCTGCGCTCGGAGCTGCAGTCCACCTACGGCACCGGCGACATCTACGGCATGCACTGGCTGCTGGACGTCGACAACACCTACGGCTTCGGCCACTGCGGCGACGGCACCACCAAGCCGGCCTACATCAACACCTTCCAGCGGGGCACCCAGGAGTCGGTGTGGGAGACCATCCCGCAGCCGTCCTGCGACACCTTCAAGCACGGCGGCCAGTACGGCTACCTCGACCTGTTCGTCAAGGACAGCGGCGCTCCCGCCAAGCAGTGGAAGTACACGAACGCCCCGGACGCCGACGCCCGCGCAGTGCAGGCCGCGTACTGGGCGCTGACCTGGTCCAAGGCGCAGGGTAAGCAGGCCGACGTCGCGGCCACCGTGGCCAAGGCCGCCAAGATGGGCGACTACCTGCGGTACGCGATGTTCGACAAGTACTTCAAGAAGATCGGCAACTGCGTCGGTGCCAGCACCTGCCCCGCGGGCAGCGGCAAGGACTCGGCGCACTACCTGCTCTCCTGGTACTACGCCTGGGGTGGCGCGTACGACGCCAGCCAGAACTGGTCCTGGCGGATCGGCTCCAGCCACAACCACTTCGGCTACCAGAACCCGTTCGCGGCCTGGGCGCTGACCAACACCCCGGAGCTCAAGCCGCAGTCGTCGACGGCTGTCGCCGACTGGACCAAGAGCTTCGAGCGGCAGCTGGAGTTCTACACCTGGCTCCAGTCCGCCGAGGGCGGCATCGCCGGTGGCGCCACCAACAGCTGGGACGGTAGCTACGCCCAGCCGCCGGCCGGCACCAGCACCTTCTACGGCATGTTCTACGACGTCGACCCGGTCTACAACGACCCGCCGTCCAACCAGTGGTTCGGCATGCAGGCCTGGTCGATGCAGCGGATCGCCGAGCTGTACCTCCAGACCGGCAACGCGAAGGCCAAGGCCCTGCTGGACAAGTGGGTGCCCTGGGCGATCGCCAACACCACTGTCGGCACCAACTGGTCGATCCCGTCGGACATGAAGTGGACCGGCCAGCCGACCACCTGGAACCCGAGCAACCCACAGCCCAACACCAACCTGCACGTCGAGGTCACCGTCAAGGGCCAGGACGTCGGCGTCGCCGCCGCCTACGCCCGGACCCTCATCGCGTACGCGGCCAAGTCCGGCAACGTGGCGGCCAAGGACACCGCCAAGGGGCTGCTCGACGCCCTCTCCGCAGCCGCTGACGCCAAGGGTGTCTCCACCACCGAGAAGCGTGGCGACTACCGGCGCTTCGACGACACCTACGACGCGTCCAGCGGGCAGGGCCTCTACGTCCCGCCGGGCTGGACCGGGAAGATGCCAAACGGCGACGCCATCGCCGCCGGCAAGAGCTTCATCGACATCCGGTCCTTCTACAAGAACGACCCGGACTGGCCCAAGGTCCAGGCGTACCTGGACGGCGGTCCGGAGCCCAGCTTCAACTACCACCGTTTCTGGGCGCAGGCCGACGTGGCCATGGCGTACGCCGACTACGGGACGCTGTTCCCGAACGGCTGA
- a CDS encoding DUF3159 domain-containing protein, with product MRGESLADLLGGRRGAIDATLPPVAFAAGWLIGGESLWAGVGAALVVGAAVAGVRLRRGDRPRSVLIGLLAVCVAALVAVRTGRAENFFLIQLLSNAASALAWAVSIVVRWPLLGVVVGTALGQRGRWRRDPALLRGYGRASWVWTATYVLRVAVFVPLYLGGQVLALVVARVALTWPLVAAALAVSWVVLRRSLPAGHPGLRHPVPPDAATEAPDAPSGTPAHEPEPGQAPGPG from the coding sequence GTGCGCGGCGAGTCGTTGGCGGACCTGCTGGGCGGCCGGCGCGGGGCCATCGACGCCACGCTTCCTCCGGTGGCGTTCGCGGCGGGCTGGCTGATCGGCGGCGAGTCGCTGTGGGCAGGGGTCGGCGCGGCGCTTGTCGTCGGCGCGGCGGTGGCGGGCGTACGGCTGCGGCGGGGTGACCGGCCACGTTCGGTGCTGATCGGCCTGCTCGCGGTCTGCGTCGCGGCGCTCGTCGCGGTCCGGACCGGCCGGGCCGAGAACTTCTTTCTGATCCAGTTGCTGTCGAACGCGGCGAGCGCGCTGGCCTGGGCGGTGAGCATCGTGGTGCGCTGGCCGCTGCTCGGGGTGGTGGTCGGCACGGCGCTGGGTCAGCGTGGCCGGTGGCGGCGCGACCCGGCGCTGCTGCGCGGGTACGGCCGCGCCAGTTGGGTGTGGACGGCCACCTATGTGCTGCGGGTGGCGGTGTTCGTTCCGCTGTACCTGGGCGGGCAGGTGCTCGCGCTCGTGGTGGCCCGCGTCGCGTTGACCTGGCCGCTGGTGGCGGCGGCGCTGGCGGTGAGCTGGGTGGTGCTGCGTCGGTCCTTGCCGGCCGGGCACCCCGGTCTGCGGCATCCGGTCCCGCCCGACGCCGCCACCGAGGCACCCGACGCGCCGAGCGGCACCCCTGCGCACGAACCGGAGCCAGGGCAAGCGCCGGGGCCGGGCTGA